The Mya arenaria isolate MELC-2E11 chromosome 16, ASM2691426v1 genome includes a window with the following:
- the LOC128221228 gene encoding uncharacterized protein LOC128221228 isoform X5: MDELDKTRTSSDDIGERLDTSKTTAGKRIRINYSDVETLKKIPGIGEKRANLIVHLREANGNITQKSLELLIEKGLPEEELETIDFAPNDQKFTDKQKRIGKDDTTPGHTEEAGKKVRINYADVETLKKIPGIGEKRANLIVHFREATGNTTQESLELLIGKGLPEEELETIDFAPNDQKFTDKQQKLIDKDDTTLGCTDEDVWDNYLKKDDFKSIWKLLKNKKLPTYNTFLMLVDKLSTQTDDLRDFCGSVSNNLKARIPGAKIVYPAINPNNNRTTFVILSTCPSDENYVDGYPVETKYAYGQCNEDYSISDKEMNEDLCFKSKEDEDNLNAAVNKAHERFSEWPNYSCISFSFYKSRKYNEDDHNTALIEKGCIVLFVYLKHWKPVGWDFFPGDSHGYEIDVRESTCARLHTRTLYLDNTLSLGGTMQGTLRKEGVNDKVFSLTAAQCVFDSDSFKIAMALKKRNGLAVLEDGKLPLVFKRRPHLLEGSTTKMVYGGTPFVDAALVEFDGKLHKKAFNQRLFNDDFNLVWKDYGIERQPSLRDCFQLGTFARNDVVIKCGMTTKVTVGKVRSPEGYFMGGKGHIHIQSLKSSKSEKTKPFSAPGDSGSFVFVVNKEILTGHLKGTSNHQKGDLALIGMVRGSIEGNGFYSTKMAATMTALGNEYTFEEEEEEQEQEQQEEQQEEQES, translated from the exons ATGGATGAGCTAGATAAAACAAGAACCTCATCAGATGACATAGGTGAAAGGCTAGATACGAGCAAGACTACGG cAGGAAAAAGGATCCGAATCAATTATTCCGATGTGGAAACCCTCAAGAAGATACCTGGTATCGGTGAAAAAAGGGCAAATCTTATCGTTCATCTCCGGGAAGCAAATGGAAATATAACGCAGAAGTCGCTTGAGCTGTTAATTGAGAAAGGACTTCCCGAAGAGGAACTCGAAACAATCGACTTCGCTCCAAATGACCAGAAGTTTACCGATAAACAG AAACGCATTGGCAAAGACGATACAACGCCTGGACATACTGAAGAAG cAGGAAAAAAGGTCCGAATCAATTATGCCGATGTGGAAACCCTCAAGAAGATACCGGGTATCGGTGAAAAAAGGGCAAATCTTATCGTCCATTTCCGGGAAGCAACTGGAAATACAACGCAGGAGTCGCTTGAGCTTTTAATTGGAAAAGGACTTCCCGAAGAGGAACTCGAAACAATCGACTTCGCTCCAAATGACCAGAAGTTTACCGATAAACAG CAGAAGCTCATTGACAAAGACGATACGACCCTTGGATGTACTGATGAAG atgtCTGGGACAATTATTTGAAGAAAGACGACTTTAAAAGTATTTGGAAgttacttaaaaacaaaaaactaccaACTTACAATACATTTCTTATGCTCGTTGACAAATTATCTACACAAACAGATGATTTAAGGGATTTTTGTGGTAGTGTTAGCAACAACTTGAAAGCAAGGATTCCAGGTGCGAAGATTGTCTATCCTGCTATCAACCCAAACAATAACCGCACAACGTTTGTGATATTAAGTACCTGTCCAAGTGATGAAAACTATGTTGATGGATATCCGGTTGAGACGAAGTATGCTTATGGCCAATGCAATGAAGATTATTCTATCAGTGATAAGGAAATGAACGAGGATTTGTGCTTCAAAAGTAAAGAGGATGAAGATAACTTAAACGCTGCTGTAAATAAGGCGCACGAAAGATTTTCCGAATGGCCTAACTATTCTTGTATTTCTTTCTCGTTTTACAAATCGAGGAAATATAACGAGGATGATCACAATACTGCTTTGATTGAAAAAGGCTGCATCGTTCTTTTTGTATACCTAAAACACTGGAAGCCGGTTGGGTGGGACTTTTTCCCTGGTGACAGTCATGGGTATGAAATCGATGTGAGAGAGTCTACGTGTGCCAGATTGCACACAAGGACGCTATATTTAGACAACACTTTGTCACTGGGTGGAACTATGCAAGGGACATTGAGAAAAGAAGGCGTGAACGACAAAGTGTTTTCTCTAACTGCAGCACAGTGCGTGTTTGACTctgattcatttaaaatagcaaTGGCATTGAAAAAACGTAACGGCCTTGCAGTTCTTGAAGATGGCAAGCTTCCGCTTGTATTTAAACGTAGACCACACCTGCTAGAAGGCTCAACTACCAAGATGGTATATGGAGGAACACCGTTCGTTGATGCGGCGCTAGTGGAGTTCGATggaaaactgcataaaaaagCGTTTAATCAAAGACTGTttaatgatgattttaatttagtTTGGAAGGATTATG GAATTGAAAGGCAGCCATCACTTCGAGATTGCTTCCAATTGGGGACATTCGCACGGAATGACGTCGTCATAAAATGTGGTATGACAACAAAGGTTACGGTTGGAAAAGTTCGATCACCGGAGGGTTATTTTATGGGCGGAAAGGGCCATATTCATATACAGTCATTAAAATCCTCAAAAAGTGAGAAAACAAAACCGTTTTCCGCACCAGGAGACTCCGGGTCGTTCGTTTTCGTAGTGAATAAAGAAATCCTTACAGGCCATCTCAAAGGTACAAGCAATCACCAGAAAGGAGATCTGGCTCTCATTGGAATGGTAAGAGGGAGCATAGAGGGTAACGGGTTTTATTCCACGAAAATGGCTGCAACCATGACTGCATTGGGAAACGAATACACatttgaagaagaagaagaagaacaagaacaagaacaacaaGAAGAACAACAAGAAGAACAAGAAAGTTAA